A single window of Methylobacterium nodulans ORS 2060 DNA harbors:
- the paaC gene encoding 1,2-phenylacetyl-CoA epoxidase subunit PaaC — translation MGDNTLVLGHRLSEWCGHAPVLEEDIALANLALDLIGQTQFWLGLAGEVEGLGRSADDLAFLRDVWDFRNVLLVERPNGDFGHTIMRQFLFDAWHIEALRALTHSSDARIAGIASKAIKEASYHVERSADLVIRLGGGTEESHRRMQQALDELWTYTGELFLSDSTDVAMAEAGIAPDPESLKAAWDATVRSVLAEATLAIPATAYVHKGGRRGVHTEHLGRMLAEMQFLQRAYPGARW, via the coding sequence ATGGGCGACAACACCCTCGTCCTCGGTCACCGCCTGTCGGAATGGTGTGGCCATGCCCCGGTGCTGGAAGAGGACATCGCCCTTGCCAACCTCGCGCTCGATCTGATCGGACAGACCCAGTTCTGGCTGGGCCTCGCAGGCGAGGTCGAGGGCCTTGGACGAAGCGCCGACGACCTCGCCTTCCTGCGCGATGTCTGGGACTTCCGCAACGTCCTTCTGGTCGAGCGCCCGAACGGCGATTTCGGGCACACGATCATGCGCCAGTTCCTGTTCGATGCATGGCACATTGAGGCGTTGCGGGCGCTCACGCACTCGTCGGACGCGCGCATCGCCGGCATCGCCAGCAAGGCGATCAAGGAGGCATCCTACCACGTCGAGAGATCGGCGGATCTCGTCATTCGGCTCGGTGGCGGTACCGAGGAAAGTCACCGTCGGATGCAGCAAGCGCTTGACGAGCTGTGGACCTACACAGGCGAGCTGTTTCTGTCCGATTCGACCGACGTGGCCATGGCCGAGGCTGGCATTGCTCCCGATCCCGAGAGCCTCAAGGCCGCCTGGGACGCAACCGTCAGGTCGGTCCTCGCGGAGGCGACGCTCGCGATCCCCGCCACGGCCTATGTCCACAAGGGCGGGCGGCGTGGCGTTCATACCGAGCACCTGGGCCGCATGCTGGCCGAGATGCAGTTTCTCCAGCGCGCCTATCCCGGCGCGAGGTGGTAG
- the paaA gene encoding 1,2-phenylacetyl-CoA epoxidase subunit PaaA: MYAQLVKTDSDRIRGADEMSPEERAFQERIDRGEKIEPKEWMPEGYRKTLIRQIGQHAHSEIVGQLPEGNWITRAPTLERKAILLAKVQDEAGHGLYLYCAAETLGVSRDELIELLHAGKMKYSSIFNYPTLTWADMGAVGWLVDGAAIMNQVPLQRTSYGPYSRAMIRICKEESFHQRQGYDIMMKMARGTPAQKAMAQDALNRFWYPALMMFGPSDKDSVHSAQSMAWKIKMNTNDELRQKFVDQTVPQAEYLGLTVPDENLRWNEEKGGYDFSEPDWSEFFDVIAGNGPCNRERLGARVKAWEDGAWFRDGLKAYADKASARRSAVAIAAE, translated from the coding sequence ATGTATGCTCAATTGGTGAAGACAGACAGCGACCGCATCCGAGGCGCCGACGAGATGTCTCCCGAGGAGCGGGCGTTCCAGGAGCGGATCGACCGGGGCGAGAAGATCGAGCCCAAGGAGTGGATGCCCGAAGGCTACCGCAAGACGCTCATCCGGCAGATCGGCCAGCACGCCCATTCGGAGATCGTCGGGCAGCTGCCGGAGGGCAATTGGATCACGCGAGCCCCAACGCTCGAGCGAAAGGCGATCCTGCTCGCCAAGGTGCAGGACGAAGCTGGCCACGGGCTCTACCTCTACTGCGCTGCCGAGACGCTCGGCGTCAGCCGCGACGAACTCATAGAGCTGCTGCACGCGGGCAAGATGAAGTATTCGTCGATCTTCAACTATCCAACGCTGACCTGGGCCGACATGGGCGCGGTGGGCTGGTTGGTCGACGGTGCGGCGATCATGAATCAGGTGCCATTACAGCGCACGTCCTACGGCCCCTACAGCCGCGCGATGATCCGCATCTGCAAGGAGGAGAGCTTCCACCAGCGGCAGGGCTACGACATCATGATGAAGATGGCGCGTGGCACGCCCGCGCAGAAGGCCATGGCGCAGGATGCGCTCAATCGCTTCTGGTATCCAGCGCTGATGATGTTCGGGCCGTCCGACAAGGACTCGGTCCATTCGGCGCAGTCCATGGCCTGGAAGATTAAGATGAACACGAACGACGAGCTGCGCCAGAAGTTCGTCGACCAGACCGTGCCGCAGGCCGAGTACCTGGGCCTGACGGTTCCCGACGAGAACCTGCGTTGGAACGAGGAGAAGGGCGGCTACGACTTCTCCGAGCCCGACTGGAGCGAGTTCTTCGATGTGATCGCGGGCAACGGGCCCTGCAACCGCGAACGGCTCGGCGCACGGGTAAAGGCCTGGGAGGATGGTGCTTGGTTCCGCGACGGCCTGAAGGCCTATGCGGACAAGGCCTCCGCACGCCGCTCTGCCGTGGCCATCGCGGCCGAATAG
- a CDS encoding Phenylacetic acid catabolic protein has protein sequence MEIDDYLAQGGVLTSPANTPPRYRGELLRLMATFVDSELAGSAGFADVINDAPGLKERIAAARIVLEKTDHAERVLNLMGTFGADTGRYAVHHPWAARVDREADIGATRQGTDMRLSVFHYPLQGWTDAVVMNVLMGQAVGIQLEEFSRVSYAPLADVFREIAPREARHAELGREGLIRIVSTGEGREQAKRSIAFWRPRVAASFGREGSARFETLRRFGLRHRTNEELLAAWTADIDELLPTLSLH, from the coding sequence ATGGAAATCGACGACTATCTCGCGCAAGGTGGCGTGCTAACGAGCCCCGCCAATACGCCGCCCCGCTACCGGGGCGAGCTGCTGCGACTGATGGCCACCTTCGTCGACAGCGAACTTGCAGGCTCCGCAGGATTCGCGGACGTCATCAACGACGCTCCGGGCCTCAAGGAGCGGATCGCGGCCGCGCGGATCGTTCTTGAGAAAACCGATCATGCGGAGCGTGTGCTCAACCTGATGGGCACGTTCGGAGCCGACACGGGGCGCTATGCGGTCCACCATCCCTGGGCTGCGCGCGTCGATCGTGAAGCCGATATCGGTGCGACCCGCCAAGGGACGGATATGCGCCTGTCGGTGTTCCACTACCCCCTACAGGGCTGGACCGACGCGGTTGTGATGAACGTGCTGATGGGGCAGGCTGTCGGAATTCAGCTTGAGGAATTCTCGCGCGTTTCCTATGCGCCACTGGCCGACGTCTTCCGCGAGATCGCGCCGCGTGAGGCGCGGCACGCGGAGCTCGGGCGGGAGGGCCTGATCCGGATCGTCTCCACGGGGGAAGGACGCGAGCAGGCGAAGCGGAGCATCGCCTTCTGGCGACCCCGGGTTGCCGCGAGCTTCGGCCGGGAGGGCTCGGCGCGGTTCGAAACTTTGAGGCGCTTCGGCCTGCGTCACCGCACGAATGAAGAGCTTCTTGCGGCCTGGACAGCCGACATCGACGAACTTTTGCCGACGCTCAGTCTGCACTGA
- a CDS encoding PaaX family transcriptional regulator C-terminal domain-containing protein, translated as MSKARRTLSDSSGGALLSRLIEKVPLRSGSFIVTLYGDVVEPRGGRLWMGNIVDTCEAVGISETLVRTAVSRLVSAGQLTGERQGRRSFYRLTEAARREFLSAARILFEPHDETGWRFVWLDPDRSGEGGPMLEQAGYVRLGPQWFLGPAHQALSDPSLAIFEGTTAAAGPVLRRLAAAHWDIASFNAAYDAFLAAFAPVSEALAKGVRPSDAQALHLRLLLVHTYRLAALRDARLPAETLPPDWSGHRARRLFADLYLRLSPGADRHVGHHLLSGESTLPAESPEVSRRLTALARVLDGA; from the coding sequence TTGAGCAAGGCGCGCAGAACCCTTTCGGACAGCAGCGGCGGAGCCCTGCTCTCGCGCCTGATCGAGAAGGTGCCGCTGCGCTCGGGCAGCTTCATCGTCACCCTGTACGGCGATGTGGTCGAGCCCCGCGGCGGCCGCCTGTGGATGGGCAACATCGTCGACACCTGCGAGGCGGTCGGGATCAGCGAGACGTTGGTGAGAACGGCGGTGTCCCGGCTCGTCTCCGCGGGCCAGCTGACAGGCGAGCGGCAAGGGCGCCGAAGCTTTTACCGGCTCACCGAGGCGGCGCGGCGCGAGTTCCTGTCGGCGGCCAGGATCCTGTTCGAGCCGCATGACGAGACGGGATGGCGGTTTGTCTGGCTCGATCCCGACCGGTCGGGCGAGGGCGGGCCGATGCTGGAGCAAGCGGGCTACGTCCGGCTCGGGCCGCAATGGTTCCTCGGGCCGGCCCATCAGGCACTCTCCGATCCGTCCCTCGCAATCTTCGAGGGCACGACCGCGGCGGCGGGGCCGGTGCTCCGGCGGCTCGCTGCGGCGCACTGGGACATCGCCTCCTTCAACGCGGCCTATGACGCCTTCCTCGCCGCCTTCGCTCCCGTCAGCGAGGCTCTCGCGAAGGGCGTTCGTCCCAGCGATGCGCAGGCCCTGCACCTCCGGCTGCTGCTCGTGCACACCTACCGCCTTGCGGCTCTGCGGGACGCCCGTCTTCCGGCCGAGACTCTGCCCCCCGACTGGAGCGGGCATCGCGCCCGCAGGCTGTTCGCCGACCTCTATCTGCGGCTCTCACCCGGAGCTGACCGTCACGTTGGGCACCACCTCCTCTCAGGCGAGAGCACGCTGCCCGCGGAATCCCCGGAAGTCTCGCGGAGGCTCACGGCGCTCGCACGGGTGCTCGACGGCGCCTGA
- the paaE gene encoding 1,2-phenylacetyl-CoA epoxidase subunit PaaE produces MARFYPLDVADVRRETRDAVVLTLTPRDGHGALFDFTQGQYLTFRREFDGVELRRSYSICAGKDEGVLRVGIKRVEGGAFSTWANEDLKPGDVLDAMPPMGAFHTPIEPDVAKHYLGFAGGSGITPLLSILKTVLAREPLSRFTLVYANRQVNTIMFREELEDLKNLHLGRLSVIHILESETQEIDLFTGRVDAQKCEMLFRTWIDLNSVDTAFICGPEPMMLAIAAALREHGLSDKQIKFELFASSQPGRARARAVSATSAASDATCEATVTLDGATRTFRMPKQGESLLDAALANSMDAPYACKAGVCSTCRAKVLDGEVEMITNHALEDYEVRQGYVLTCQCYPMTDKVVVSFDQ; encoded by the coding sequence ATGGCACGCTTCTACCCTCTCGACGTCGCTGACGTCCGACGCGAAACCCGTGATGCGGTGGTGCTCACGCTGACGCCGCGTGATGGTCACGGTGCGCTGTTCGATTTCACGCAGGGTCAATACCTGACCTTCCGTCGCGAGTTTGATGGCGTCGAACTGCGCCGCTCCTACTCGATCTGCGCCGGCAAGGACGAGGGTGTCCTGCGCGTTGGCATCAAACGCGTTGAGGGCGGCGCGTTCTCGACCTGGGCCAACGAGGACCTGAAGCCTGGCGACGTGCTGGATGCGATGCCGCCGATGGGCGCCTTCCACACGCCCATCGAGCCCGACGTGGCGAAACATTATCTGGGCTTCGCGGGTGGCAGCGGCATCACGCCCCTGCTCTCCATCCTCAAGACCGTGCTCGCCCGCGAGCCGCTCTCGCGCTTCACGCTCGTCTACGCTAACCGGCAGGTCAACACGATCATGTTCCGGGAGGAGTTGGAGGATCTGAAGAACCTCCACCTCGGCCGCCTCTCCGTAATCCATATCCTTGAGAGCGAGACGCAGGAGATCGACCTCTTCACGGGCCGCGTCGACGCCCAGAAGTGCGAGATGCTGTTCCGGACTTGGATCGACCTGAACTCCGTCGATACCGCCTTCATCTGCGGGCCGGAGCCGATGATGCTCGCCATCGCAGCAGCGCTCCGGGAGCATGGACTGTCGGACAAGCAAATCAAGTTCGAGCTGTTCGCATCGAGCCAGCCCGGCCGGGCTAGGGCCCGCGCGGTGTCGGCGACCTCTGCGGCATCAGACGCGACCTGCGAGGCGACCGTAACGCTTGATGGCGCGACGCGCACGTTCCGCATGCCGAAGCAAGGCGAGAGTCTGCTGGACGCGGCGCTCGCGAACAGCATGGACGCGCCCTACGCCTGCAAGGCCGGTGTCTGCTCGACGTGCAGAGCTAAAGTGCTCGATGGCGAGGTCGAGATGATCACGAATCACGCGCTCGAAGATTACGAGGTGCGGCAGGGCTACGTCCTGACCTGTCAGTGCTACCCGATGACGGACAAGGTTGTCGTCAGTTTCGATCAGTGA
- the paaD gene encoding 1,2-phenylacetyl-CoA epoxidase subunit PaaD produces the protein MSVHTLPAIDEIWTWLAQVPDPEIPVISVVDLGIIRDVVWEDDTLIVTVTPTYSGCPATSAINLAIEAALRAQGIEKLRLIRSLSPPWTTDWISIEGREKLLAYGIAPPIDGTAADGRLAGRIDRLAKGSNLAIRCPRCGSSETELISNFGSTPCKASRRCTACLEPFDYFKCI, from the coding sequence ATGAGTGTCCATACTCTCCCTGCAATTGACGAGATCTGGACCTGGCTCGCACAGGTGCCTGACCCTGAGATACCCGTGATCTCCGTCGTGGACCTTGGGATTATCCGCGACGTGGTTTGGGAGGATGACACTCTTATCGTGACGGTGACGCCCACCTACTCAGGCTGCCCTGCCACCTCGGCCATTAACCTCGCCATTGAGGCGGCCCTCCGTGCGCAAGGCATTGAAAAGTTAAGGTTGATTCGTTCGCTCTCGCCCCCTTGGACGACCGACTGGATCAGCATCGAGGGCCGCGAGAAGCTGCTGGCCTACGGCATTGCCCCGCCGATCGATGGTACCGCCGCGGACGGCCGCCTCGCTGGAAGGATTGACCGTCTCGCCAAGGGCTCGAACCTGGCGATCCGCTGCCCAAGATGCGGATCGTCCGAGACCGAGTTGATCAGCAACTTCGGATCGACGCCTTGTAAGGCTAGCCGGCGATGCACGGCCTGCCTGGAACCCTTCGATTACTTCAAGTGCATCTGA
- the paaB gene encoding 1,2-phenylacetyl-CoA epoxidase subunit PaaB: MSNEWPLWEIFIRGQHGLNHRHVGSLHAPDAELAIKNARDVYTRRNEGVSIWAVRSSDIAASSPSDKGPLFEPSNAKVYRHPTFYAIPEDVGHM; encoded by the coding sequence ATGTCCAATGAATGGCCCTTGTGGGAGATCTTCATCCGCGGCCAGCACGGCCTGAACCACCGCCACGTGGGCAGCCTGCATGCCCCTGACGCCGAACTGGCGATCAAGAACGCTCGTGACGTCTACACGCGCCGCAACGAAGGCGTGAGCATCTGGGCGGTGCGGTCGAGCGACATCGCCGCTTCGAGCCCCAGCGACAAGGGGCCCCTGTTCGAGCCGTCGAACGCCAAAGTCTATCGGCACCCGACGTTCTACGCCATTCCCGAAGATGTGGGACACATGTGA